The following are encoded in a window of Mycoplasmopsis verecunda genomic DNA:
- a CDS encoding MHO_4530 family protein has translation MAISSIIGVVIGVFVAIIFLTILFFAVLYYFYARSSSGIILFRLDPANKRVLRLSEKNYVFSTVFDAKKLKFKEFTFIPQDSFLNIIDPESSAYIKQFIDEGNKRKQRISFKFNEKSLKGLLSPFEKLIHYYDKISNAENNFILKIYPMDNGEYNCSITWKRTKQNPALIKKISVEENNFFEVPFKNENNIIIAFALKPYYINRHIETDFLEQLFESFDLNWKNTPIFKQNGFLFIVLKDKNKYTYNNYLTKIKEINVGINYNKCFIAATIFKNTRLSTEYAREMLIAKISYSLFNILNDCKNSDKYINLSLDFINTKEFKEFNNQLIRYRNENSLLNKDLNNMHIDYFPIRNYQSYKPSNLTVASVSNDSYDVTDNNWNTFFRNIPILNYEYEKYWYQYVEKTTDKNNQNLLVKISQEVYLNKELQNTKDTPICLIYAYNNVFDHLNLKKKIDENFRDSIPTALYIDEIDKALINIINDTKLKAIVIGEKITKHLNSTRVYFDCISIINLAANNNIKVIYENPPKNLDNLIIEKARVFACYYTDENTNK, from the coding sequence TTAAGATTAAGTGAAAAAAATTATGTTTTCTCTACTGTTTTCGATGCTAAAAAACTTAAATTCAAGGAATTTACTTTTATTCCGCAAGATTCATTTTTAAACATTATTGATCCTGAATCTTCAGCATATATTAAACAATTTATTGACGAGGGTAATAAAAGAAAACAAAGAATTTCATTTAAATTTAATGAAAAATCATTGAAAGGATTACTATCTCCTTTTGAAAAATTAATTCATTATTATGACAAGATTTCAAATGCAGAAAATAATTTTATATTAAAAATTTATCCGATGGATAATGGTGAATATAATTGTAGTATTACTTGAAAAAGAACTAAACAAAATCCTGCTTTAATCAAGAAAATATCTGTCGAAGAAAATAATTTCTTTGAAGTACCTTTTAAGAATGAAAATAATATTATTATTGCATTTGCACTTAAACCATATTATATTAATCGACATATTGAAACTGATTTTCTTGAACAATTATTTGAATCTTTTGATTTAAATTGAAAAAACACACCTATTTTTAAACAAAATGGCTTCTTATTTATTGTTCTAAAAGATAAAAATAAATATACATATAATAACTACTTAACCAAAATTAAAGAAATTAATGTTGGTATAAACTATAATAAATGTTTTATAGCTGCTACTATTTTTAAAAATACTAGATTATCAACTGAATATGCTAGAGAAATGCTAATAGCTAAAATTTCATATTCATTATTTAATATATTGAACGATTGCAAAAATTCAGATAAATATATAAATTTATCTCTTGATTTCATTAATACTAAGGAATTTAAAGAATTTAATAATCAATTAATTCGTTATCGAAACGAAAACTCTTTATTAAATAAAGATTTAAATAATATGCATATTGATTATTTCCCAATTCGTAATTATCAATCATATAAACCATCTAATTTAACTGTTGCTTCAGTATCAAATGACTCATATGATGTAACTGATAATAATTGAAATACATTTTTTAGAAATATCCCTATTTTAAATTATGAATACGAAAAATATTGATATCAATATGTAGAAAAAACTACTGATAAAAATAATCAAAATCTACTAGTTAAAATTTCACAAGAAGTGTATCTTAATAAAGAATTGCAAAATACTAAAGATACTCCAATTTGTTTAATATATGCGTATAATAATGTCTTTGATCACTTAAATTTAAAGAAAAAAATTGATGAAAACTTCAGAGATTCAATACCTACAGCTCTATATATAGATGAAATTGATAAAGCTTTAATTAATATTATTAATGACACTAAGCTAAAAGCAATTGTTATTGGAGAAAAAATCACAAAACATCTAAATAGCACTAGAGTATACTTTGATTGCATTAGTATAATTAATTTAGCTGCTAATAATAATATTAAAGTTATTTACGAAAATCCACCAAAAAATTTAGATAACTTAATAATAGAAAAAGCTCGTGTTTTTGCATGTTATTATACAGATGAAAACACTAATAAGTAA